AAATTTGCTCCAACATTGTTCACCTAATTTCATGTAAGGAATCAAGATTATTTCCCAAcgatcccctttcttcttcttttcttttatcttaAACAAAGAATGCATTCAATGTGATTAAGTCATAAGGTCAACATTATAATCTACTACAATTTATAAGTAACACTTAGGTTATGCTAcgtgtacaccaaaatcagccaccagtataaaatacatatttggATACAAATagacattgaaaataaattaaaccacacatgtatttatacataaatacattggtggctgattttagtgactaagtttggtgtacaaatagcatttcTCTAACACTTAACATACAACATTGAATTTCAACATTTACTATTTCTAATTTAGAAGTGGGGCATTAACTTACATAAATGTTGAGTTTGCCATTGAAGGTGGAGGTCACTTTCTGAATGAGATTCTCTCTGTGGGCTTGAGATGACACATCACACACTGATCCAGAAACCAAAAACCCCTTGCCACGCCATTCATCCAAGCAATTATTCAGCTCTGCTTCGTTTCTGGAACAAGTGTGAACCTTGGCCCCAAATCCACACAATTCCTCCACGATGGCATGCCTATAAGAGAGAGTAACACAGTTTTCGATATTCCGATAAAATAGAAATCAAGgggaaataaaaaaagatcaaaTTTTCAATTGTGTTGGCCAAAGTTTGAAGCTTTGTAGCTGAAATTGAAATGGGTAAGGATCAAAATAACGTCTTTTGCagtaaatgaaaaagaaaaacataaaaggaGAAAGTGACCCGATGCCGCGAGTTCCACCGGTAACGAGAGCGGTCATTCCATTGAGCGACCATCTTGAGGATCTGTTATTGGTACTGCTTTCTGCAACTGCCATTTCACTATGTCCCAACTTAATTTACTGTGTCCACATATTTTTCTGAGCATAAGGGTTATCTCCTCCTAATTATACATTTGTTTACGTTCAATTATGATGTTTTTAAGTGTATTGCTTAAATCCCAAGTCCCAACTCATGGTTAATTGTTAAATAATCCTTATCTTAATTGTGAAACAACTAtattaaatatacataaaaaattaaccaCTATTCGTGTAAAATACATAttgaatacaaaatatatattgaaaattaagGGTGGGAATTTTATGCTGTTTTTCCATATACTCACTTTCGTTGACTAGTTAATGTGAATTCCTCAATCAAAGGTGAAATCATCATCAAATGATAAATTGAATTTGCTAGTCCATATTTGTGGATACCTCTCTCAGTAGAGGCTTCATTGTTTATAAATAATGATACAAGTTACAACCGAGTTTGAATAAAAGGAACAATCAATTCATAAAAGAATGAAATTGACGAATGAGATCAAGGTCTTCAACTAGGAGCAACTAATGGAACTTCAGGTAATTCTCATGCTGGGTTGGAACCCATACACTGTTAATCCACCATCAACCGAAATAACTTGTCCAGTGATGTATGATGCAGCAGGCAAGCACAGGAAAGCCACCAATGATGACACTTCTTCTGGTTTTGCGATGCGCCTAAGCGGAGTTCGAGATAGAATATCCTCTACAAACTGTTGGTTCTTAAATAACTAcaagcataaaagaaaggaaattGTAAAAaacacattttattttattatgagaGGATTATATTGTGAATGAAACTAGAGGTGCAATTTAGTTTAGTGCTTCTTCATAACCATAAAAATGTTCTCAGAAAGAAAACAGTTAAAAGAAATGAAGATAGGGAATTAATGAGCTTACATATTCAACAAGGGGGGTTCTGGTTGCCCATGGTACAACACAGTTGCTCCTTATGTTGTCTTTTGCCCATTCGCAGGCTAGATTTTTTGTGAGTTGATTGATTGCAGCTGAAAATTCAATGAACAAAATATCATTGTTTATGTGTTTAGTAATCATGTGTACCTGAAAAAAGATCAAATGACTGGATATAGCAACTAACCTTTACTTGCTGCATAAACGGATCCAGTACCTAAGCTTGTAACACCTGCAACAGATGATATGAACACAATGCTTCCCATTCCAGATGCTTTTAGAAGAGGGTATGCAAGTTGGCACAGATGGAATCCAGATTCAAAATTAACtgtcatgagctctgaaaattCTTCAGCACTATATTCAGTTGTTGGTTTTCTCAAATTTGTTCCAACATTGTTTACCTAAGCACAAAGCCATGCATATGTATGATCCGCGATAAGTAAATTAGACGAAGGGACTAATAGATGAGTTTGAAGCGATTTAGTGAACTTGTGGGAATATAAACTTAGTAATGAATTTAGAAATATCATCAATGATGTTGGTAATTGATTAACTCCAATGAGTGACTTCTCCAAGCTATGAAAACAGAGTACATGAATTAGATTCATTGGTaaatgtttataaaaaaatgatctATTACTTATTTTCACTCACATTTTAATACTGGTCAAGAAGCACAATTCCTAATCACTCTCCTAACCAACAGAGTAAACACCTTAGTTGTAATGGGGGATAactcttcatttttttctacaCAAATCTAATTGAATTTAATGTAGAACTCAGTTTTATTCTCTCCCAATCCAGTGTTAAACTAAAACttcttttaatgattttttCAAAAGAATACTCTTGATATATagaaaaaatcatcaaatatgAGATGACATAAATATTTGACCAACAGAAAAAAATCAATACATGACAATGTCAGGTAAAATTTTCATATGATGCAAtccatttttaaatttaatatctcCCAACATATATAGATCTATAGTGGCTTTTTTTCCCCCTCTAATAAGACCTTAATTAAAAGGGTAAATCATTATTAATTAAGAGTACTTACAAAGATGTTAAGCTTGCCATTGAAGGTGTTAGCCACTTCCTGAATAAGGTTCTCTCTCTGGGGTCTCAGTGAAACATCACAAACGGAGCCAGTAACCACAAATCCCTGGCTCCTCCATTCTTGTAAGCACTTGTTCAACTCTGATTCGGTCCTTGAACATGTGTGCACAGCAGCTCCAAATCCAACTAGATCATTCACTATGGCATGCCTTAATTATCACAGTTTCAAAGATTGAACTCAAAATCAATATGAATATGGGCAATTATATCATAATGTTTAGGGTACAACAACAATGACAATACATAATTAACTATGAATGAAATGATACCCGATGCCACGGGTGCCACCAGTGACAAGAGCTGTGACTCCATTGAGAGACCATCGAGTTCCTCTTTTGCTGCTTTGTGCTGCTTCTGCCATTTTCTCAGTTATCACTCTGCTTCATTCAACAATCAAAATATAGGTTTAGCGATTCACAAGCAActtgtttaaaaataataattaattaatggggTCGATGAATTGGAGTAGtattattaacttattattaattagtgttattaataattaatagaataaaGTGACAAATAGGTGTATGAGAATTTTGCCTTGAGACCATTTAGAtctcgaaaaaaaaaaattaacaattagaTCTCTTAAAAAAGGACCGTGGAATCCTAATTGTTCAGGATCCCCAATTATTCGTcttcaaataaaattctaaCACAACATAGAATGAATAGCACCAGAAGCTTCACAAGCACgtcaaagaaaaaggaatgaAGGCAAGAGTTAAAATTATAGGAATGACTCAACACATCAAAGAGGTTTCAgcaataaaattacttttaaatatAACTGTTAGCTATATGCAATAATATACAAGTCTAAAATAATGGAGAATCCAAATAAATTGTTTTTAGGGTGCCCAAACTATAGAgtaattattaattcaatttatttttatttttgagttttgaatgtTCCATTCAATTATCGGTCATtcatagtatatttttttattcttattatagGACAATTTGTCATACTCTAAGTTTTTTAGATGACTAGATAATGTTATTGAAGATGTGAAGGTTCACAGGgagtaaaagataaattaattgATTTGGAAGAGAGATAGAAATCAAAAACTCCAAGCGAAATTACTGGTAGTAGATTTAGAAATATTGTGTATTTTATTACTAGTATTTTAATTGCAATTATTATAAATGTGTGGAGCAAAAATTTTGGGTGAATCAAATTAAATAGCTGATACATGAATGTAGTAGTATTTATAATTGTATTATTATGAAtatagtaataaataaatatttttgaatcatTGTATGATCTATCATGGATATTGGTGTTAATGAATATGAAATTCacaatgataaaataaaagaaagaaatcacATAACCATAATAACCATAAGAGCattgttatattatttaagCTTCCAAAAAGATTGTTTCCAATTACAAAGGTTAATCCAAAAAGAGACTGAGCACTTGAAGTTTGTATTactaaatcaaacaaaaatctACATAAAAACATTATCATAACTACACAATtgttacggtaggtaaccggagattagtaCAACGGATGGCGTTTGGCGGCCCAAGTGTGCGATGGATGAGAACTCCGGGTAGGCACGCAgctcgggaggctccgtccgacttgtgctcgcgtgtgaatggggggtggtacctgcaaagatactccgatgcctaagttagtaagggtgtaagcaggtctagagagtattgggcttagagatacctgaaggggtgtcagggtatttatagaggcgagccaataaccaccgttggtgtagtgccatatctttagggtggtaaccgtccctattatcttggggaggttaagatatggctttatgagacggttagagagattttaggggcggttactcatttgaatgagtgtttatctgccagctaatctcacatccgacctcttcagaccaagtcgtggctgacaccgacttcttatgtgaaggtcggCACTTAGCAAGGCTCTAATCCTTtagattaggccttttagttggacctgggcctttatattgggccagggtatgaacagtgcccctacttgagcccaaattttctttaaagtttGGGTTCAAGTATTCAACTCGGGCTCGCAGTCGACTTGTTTGAAAGAGTACGGATCTTggaaaccgacgtgattttcgcgacctttagtttctgacagttacgtcaaTTCAAGCGTCGTGTCGTTGGGGAAGTGTTGAGggctttggtaacggtgcaatctcattaatgactgctccgtttttaccattatgcccttGGGcgtatttataaatactttccctctctttctattttccgtttctgcaatctttcaaacttctCCTTATCTTGTTCGTACTACTTCCTTGCGTTCGAAGATTTCTGTTCTTCTCCATCCTTCATTTTCGGATAAAGGTTAGTTTTGCTTTTTCCATGTCATGCTTTATGTTTGCATGTTTTGTTTTGCGAGTAGATAGGTTGACCTGTAGATTCTGGTTTCGAATCTCTCTTCTTTAGTGGccgtattttttgattttctttttctttttcctttttgtaggtTTTCTGCCACTTTcttctttatataaaaaatggcttctgtagacattctttctcagtgggttgACGTTACGGTTCTTGGGGAGGAACCGTTGGTCGATGCTGAGTTCATTACTCATCTTCATACTCATCACAGGCTCTGTACTTCGGAGGAGGACGAGCCCAAATATGAACTGATAACCCCGGGTCCtgaagaccgggtttgttttgggagagtcaatgaggcggcccctcattttttcttcatgtatgaatgtatgatcacccgcctgggtgtttttcttcctttctccgATTTCGAGATATCCGTCTTGCACCACTGTAAAGTCGCCCCTACTCAACTTCACccaaattcttggggttttttgaagATTTATCAGTTTATCAGCCACGCTCTGGACTTTCCGACTTCCTTGagaattttcttttatctttttcatatgactaagccctttagtgggctaaacAATAAACAGCAATGGGTatccttccgagccatacaaggtcggaggattttcaccctttttgacgaatcNNNNNNNNNNNNNNNNNNNNNNNNNNNNNNNNNNNNNNNNNNNNNNNNNNNNNNNNNNNNNNNNNNNNNNNNNNNNNNNNNNNNNNNNNNNNNNNNNNNNNNNNNNNNNNNNNNNNNNNNNNNNNNNNNNNNNNNNNNNNNNNNNNNNNNNNNNNNNNNNNNNNNNNNNNNNNNNNNNNNNNNNNNNNNNNNNNNNNNNNNNNNNNNNNNNNNNNNNNNNNNNNNNNNNNNNNNNNNNNNNNNNNNNNNNNNNNNNNNNNNNNNNNNNNNNNNNNNNNNNNNNNNNNNNNNNNNNNNNNNNNNNNNNNNNNNNNNNNNNNNNNNNNNNNNNNNNNNNNNNNNNNNNNNNNNNNNNNNNNNNNNNNNNNNNNNNNNNNNNNNNNNNNNNNNNNNNNNNNNNNNNNNNNNNNNNNNNNNNNNNNNNNNNNNNNNNNNNNNNNNNNNNNNNNNNNNNNNNNNNNNNNNNNNNNNNNNNNNNNNNNNNNNNNNNNNNNNNNNNNNNNNNNNNNNNNNNNNNNNNNNNNNNNNNNNNNNNNNNNNNNNNNNNNNNNNNNNNNNNNNNNNNNNNNNNNNNNNNNNNNNNNNNNNNNNNNNNNNNNNNNNNNNNNNNNNNNNNNNNNNNNNNNNNNNNNNNNNNNNNNNNNNNNNNNNNNNNNNNNNNNNNNNNNNNNNNNNNNNNNNNNNNNNNNNNNNNNNNNNNNNNNNNNNNNNNNNNNNNNNNNNNNNNNNNNNNNNNNNNNNNNNNNNNNNNNNNNNNNNNNNNNNNNNNNNNNNNNNNNNNNNNNNNNNNNNNNNNNNNNNNNNNNNNNNNNNNNNNNNNNNNNNNNNNNNNNNNNNNNNNNNNNNNNNNNNNNNNNNNNNNNNNNNNNNNNNNNNNNNNNNNNNNNNNNNNNNNNNNNNNNNNNNNNNNNNNNNNNNNNNNNNNNNNNNNNNNNNNNNNNNNNNNNNNNNNNNNNNNNNNNNNNNNNNNNNNNNNNNNNNNNNNNNNNNNNNNNNNNNNNNNNNNNNNNNNNNNNNNNNNNNNNNNNNNNNNNNNNNNNNNNNNNNNNNNNNNNNNNNNNNNNNNNNNNNNNNNNNNNNNNNNNNNNNNNNNNNNNNNNNNNNNNNNNNNNNNNNNNNNNNNNNNNNNNNNNNNNNNNNNNNNNNNNNNNNNNNNNNNNNNNNNNNNNNNNNNNNNNNNNNNNNNNNNNNNNNNNNNNNNNNNNNNNNNNNNNNNNNNNNNNNNNNNNNNNNNNNNNNNNNNNNNNNNNNNNNNNNNNNNNNNNNNNNNNNNNNNNNNNNNNNNNNNNNNNNNNNNNNNNNNNNNNNNNNNNNNNNNNNNNNNNNNNNNNNNNNNNNNNNNNNNNNNNNNNNNNNNNNNNNNNNNNNNNNNNNNNNNNNNNNNNNNNNNNNNNNNNNNNNNNNNNNNNNNNNNNNNNNNNNNNNNNNNNNNNNNNNNNNNNNNNNNNNNNNNNNNNNNNNNNNNNNNNNNNNNNNNNNNNNNNNNNNNNNNNNNNNNNNNNNNNNNNNNNNNNNNNNNNNNNNNNNNNNNNNNNNNNNNNNNNNNNNNNNNNNNNNNNNNNNNNNNNNNNNNNNNNNNNNNNNNNNNNNNNNNNNNNNNNNNNNNNNNNNNNNNNNNNNNNNNNNNNNNNNNNNNNNNNNNNNNNNNNNNNNNNNNNNNNNNNNNNNNNNNNNNNNNNNNNNNNNNNNNNNNNNNNNNNNNNNNNNNNNNNNNNNNNNNNNNNNNNNNNNNNNNNNNNNNNNNNNNNNNNNNNNNNNNNNNNNNNNNNNNNNNNNNNNNNNNNNNNNNNNNNNNNNNNNNNNNNNNNNNNNNNNNNNNNNNNNNNNNNNNNNNNNNNNNNNNNNNNNNNNNNNNNNNNNNNNNNNNNNNNNNNNNNNNNNNNNNNNNNNNNNNNNNNNNNNNNNNNNNNNNNNNNNNNNNNNNNNNNNNNNNNNNNNNNNNNNNNNNNNNNNNNNNNNNNNNNNNNNNNNNNNNNNNN
The genomic region above belongs to Arachis duranensis cultivar V14167 chromosome 3, aradu.V14167.gnm2.J7QH, whole genome shotgun sequence and contains:
- the LOC107480863 gene encoding tropinone reductase homolog At5g06060, encoding MAEAAQSSKRGTRWSLNGVTALVTGGTRGIGHAIVNDLVGFGAAVHTCSRTESELNKCLQEWRSQGFVVTGSVCDVSLRPQRENLIQEVANTFNGKLNIFVNNVGTNLRKPTTEYSAEEFSELMTVNFESGFHLCQLAYPLLKASGMGSIVFISSVAGVTSLGTGSVYAASKAAINQLTKNLACEWAKDNIRSNCVVPWATRTPLVEYLFKNQQFVEDILSRTPLRRIAKPEEVSSLVAFLCLPAASYITGQVISVDGGLTVYGFQPSMRIT